The following are from one region of the Littorina saxatilis isolate snail1 linkage group LG4, US_GU_Lsax_2.0, whole genome shotgun sequence genome:
- the LOC138965624 gene encoding KRAB-A domain-containing protein 2-like: MDVEDRFRKCLFERYAKNKNYLLPKDCYFTMINDLKTAQVSSTTKTSRQYKLMKRYEVLQCGPNDKLIRKRSSPDEAPIFFVTLEDTYDTIKTAHIATGHGGRDRMLKELEKKFANIQRDSVELFKSYCLVCQEKQKRQKTKGVVVRPILTEEFNSRSQVDLVDYQSMEDGGYKWIMVYQDHLTKFVVLRPLTSKRACQVALQLVDIFTLFGAPVILQSDNGSEFTAVVIRELRDLWPELKLVHGKPRHPQSQGSVERANGDIKDMLTAWMSDHQTTRWSLGLKFVQFMKNRAYHSGLKRSPYRAMFGVEPRVGLSSTWLPEALIDEMQTEEDLRERVGWSSNADNASNPESAGSDLGSI, encoded by the exons ATGGACGTAGAGGATCGTTTTCGAAAATGTCTTTTTGAAAGATATGCCAAAAATAAGAACTATTTGTTACCAAAGGATTGCTACTTTACCATGATCAACGACCTCAAGACAGCACAGGTGTCATCGACAACCAAAACATCACGCCAGTACAAACTGATGAAGAg GTATGAGGTGCTGCAGTGCGGTCCAAATGACAAGCTGATCCGAAAAAGATCCTCACCTGATGAAGCCCCGATCTTCTTTGTCACCCTTGAAGATACCTACGACACCATCAAGACTGCACACATCGCCACCGGTCACGGAGGGCGCGATAGGATGCTGAAGGAACTGGAAAAGaaatttgccaatatccaaagaGACAGTGTAGAACTGTTTAAGTCTTATTGCCTCGTGTGCCAGGAGAAACAAAAGCGACAGAAAACCAAAGGTGTCGTCGTGCGACCTATTCTCACAGAGGAATTCAATTCCAGAAGCCAAGTGGACCTTGTGGACTACCAGTCGATGGAGGATGGCGGCTACAAATGGATTATGGTCTATCAAGATCACCTCACCAAATTTGTAGTCTTGCGACCGCTGACATCAAAAAGGGCGTGCCAAGTAGCCCTTCAGCTCGTGGACATTTTTACTCTTTTCGGGGCTCCAGTGATCCTTCAATCGGACAATGGAAGCGAGTTCACTGCAGTTGTCATCAGAGAACTACGAGATCTGTGGCCAGAATTAAAACTCGTTCATGGAAAACCTCGTCATCCTCAGTCACAAGGCTCTGTAGAGAGGGCCAACGGTGACATCAAGGACATGCTGACTGCTTGGATGTCGGATCACCAAACAACGCGTTGGTCATTGGGTCTAAAGTTCGTGCAGTTCATGAAAAACCGAGCCTACCATTCAGGATTGAAAAGATCCCCGTACAGAGCCATGTTTGGCGTCGAGCCCAGAGTTGGGCTGTCTTCCACGTGGCTGCCAGAGGCCCTGATTGATGAAATGCAAACAGAAGAGGACCTTCGAGAAAGAGTAGGCTGGTCAAGTAATGCTGATAACGCAAGCAATCCGGAGTCAGCAGGTTCAGATTTGGGATCAATATAA